One genomic window of Monodelphis domestica isolate mMonDom1 chromosome 1, mMonDom1.pri, whole genome shotgun sequence includes the following:
- the HSBP1 gene encoding heat shock factor-binding protein 1, which produces MAETDPKTVQDLTAVVHTLLQQMQDKFQTMSDQIIGRIDDMSSRIDDLEKNIADLMTQAGVEEIEGENKIPTTRNS; this is translated from the exons ATGGCGGAAACAGACCCCAAAACTGTACAGGACCTGACCGCTGTG GTTCATACACTTCTCCAGCAGATGCAGGACAAATTTCAGACCATGTCAGACCAGATAATTGGCCGAA TTGATGATATGAGCAGTCGCATTGATGATCTGGAGAAAAACATCGCTGACCTTATGACCCAAGCAGGAGtggaagaaatagaaggggaaaacaaaatacCAACTACACGTAATAGTTAA